The Elaeis guineensis isolate ETL-2024a chromosome 5, EG11, whole genome shotgun sequence DNA segment GACTGTAGTTCCAGGCAAGCTTCCATTTACTTATTTTATCAGAGAGCACATATCTCCAACAAGAAGACAACAAACATCGCTGCTACAGCCCCCAACTATtagtataaataataaataaatatgcaTAAGGAGGAAAAAAAGGAACTGTACCTCTCAAGGCCCGGCAGAGAAGCTCATCGACAACATCCGCTGACTCCTTGAAGACAAGATCCTTAACCAGTGATTTACCCATAGCTTCCTCCACTGGGAGCCCTGTCAATTCAGCAATCTTCGCATTCCAACCATTGATACGTCCATCTGCGTCAACTGCAAAGATGGGAGCAGTTGCCGTCTCTATCAACCTTACCATCTCCCGTGCAACCGAGCTGAGCTCATCTATCCCTTGCAACTCCAGGTCCCCAAATTGACCATTGATGATTGCCTTTGAATTGCTGGTCCCCTCCGCTGCTTCCCGAAAAGAATCCCTCAGGATGAGCTGCAACGAATGTATGGCATCCATCTCCGCATTCTCCCATGGCAAGCTCCTGCTCTTAACCACTTCCAAGAATGCCTTAAACGATGACCGAGGGTGCATCCTCTGCCCATCATCCTTGTCCTCCGGGTGATGCTTCGCACCACCCCACTTGATCTCCTTCGCTGTATGTGACCTGAACCAAAACAAAAAGTCTCTTGGAGTGATATAGGCAACAGCCATCCCACAGACCGCGTCCCCGAGCGCCGCCGCGCCTGGATAGCCAGCATCCGCCAAACTGTCGGTGCTCAGCCCCGTCGAGTCCCCATGACAAGCCAACAGCCATTCCACTATATCCTTTATCTGAGCTTCCGTCGGAGTGACACCGACCGGCCAGTACTTCCCCCGGTAGTAGAGGGCAGCTCCGTCGCACTTCACCAAGTCCATTATGCTGGGGCTCTGGGTGACGATTCCGGTCGGCGATTCGCGGAGGAGCATATCGCAGAGCAGGGTCTGGGTCCTGAGGATGTGCTTCTCGGATAATTGCGCTGCCAATTGGAGCTCCATGTTCAGCTGGAGGCCGAAGGCCTGCATGAGGAACTCGCAGGCATAGCGGAGTGGAAAGGGGATGGAGCGAGGGGAGGTGTGGTGGCAGACGACGAGGCCCCAGAGCTTCATGGCGTTGCGGTTGATgccgtcgtcgtcgccgctgctgtTGATGACGACGGCCAAGGCAAGGGAGGCGACGGAGCCCATGTTGGCCATGTACTGAGAGTGGCAGCCGTGCGGCGCCCGGAGGGTGGAGCCCACGAGGCAGAGCGGCTGCATCAAGCTCTCGTCTTGAATCACCCGGACGGGGGTGGCGTTGCAGTCGACGATCATCCGGACGCGGTTCTGCTTGAAGAGGAAGCGGGAGGCCTGGGGGATGTCGGTGGCCGGGTAGTGGAGGCCGAGGTAGGGCTCGAGGTCGTCGCGGCGGCTCTCGGAGACGACCTCCCCGTGCTCGTCCTCGTGGAACTTGTACACCATGACGCGGTCGTATCCGGTGAGCTCGCGGACGTGGTCGACGACGGTGTCGCAGAGAAGTTTGATGTCGCCGCCGGGGAGCGACTGGAGGCGGGAAATTGCCCGGACGGCGAGCTTCTGGGACTGGACGGCGCCGGCGATGGAGAGAGCAGGGTCCTCGGTGCGCGCAGGTTCGAGATCGATGACGATTCCGACATCGATTCTGTGAAGGATGGCGTAGAAGGCTTGCCGGAGGCGCGGGAGTGGATCCATAGGGGGTTGAGGAGGGTGATCTCGCGTGCAGCGGCGGCGCGGTCGAGGAGAAGGGCGGAGGAGGGGGTGAAGAGGGAGCGGACGTCGGAGCCGAGGGCGAGGCGGCGGTGAGGGGAGGAGGTGTCGAGGGAGGGGACGGACTGGGGGAGGTCGAGGAGGTCGGGGGCGTTCTCGGAGAAAGCAAGGAGGCGGAAGGAGGGCTCGTCGACGGCAAGGGTAGCGCCGAAGGGCTGGATATTTCCGCCCGCTGGATCTTGGAGAGGTACGCCGTGATCTGCTGCTCCGGGACCGACTGCGACGGCGTCGCCGTGCGCACCGACTGGGAGTAATTGAAGGACTTGCCGGACTCCCCGGACTGCTCGAAGACCGCGTGGAGTCGGGCGTCCATGGTGTACTGGGCGATCGCCTTACTCACCGACTCCGACGGATGCGAAGAGCCGCCGCCGCCGGCCCGGATGTTGCTCGCGCCGGAAGACTGCGTCGGCCGGCTACCGGACGCCATCTTCTACTTGACTTTAGAATTATTTATTACTGATGGGGTTATTTTTTTTGTGGCCTTTAAGTTTCGATTGGAACAAAGAAAAAAGGGTTGGAGATACTTGAGATGCTACTGGGGCAGGTGGAGACTGGGAATTGGAGAAAATTGGGTATCAGCTTCTTTGACTTGGGCAGGCATAGAACAAgagggagggagaagagaggaacagTGGCTTCGTCCGCCTTATATTACTTTCGTGCGAGGGGTTCTGCTGTGCTCTGCTACCGCCTTCTGCAGCAGCGGAatagaaggaagagaagaagggacGAGAAGATCGGGAGGATGACCGCTGGCTATTGGCTTCATTTTGAGAAACTTTGAGTTGAGGAAGGAGGGCTTGGAGAGGGTTTGGGACGCGGGGATATGAGGcctcaaaaataaagaaaaacaaacaaaacGGTACTTGTTGACAAATTATAGGTGGCGGTGGATGTGGCATGCGGGGGAATCTGGAACCTCCATCATCGCCACCATCCTTTACATCAACTCCTATGAATTAGAAGCATCGTCGTAagtactgttttttttttttcccttttttttatgGAAAAATAAGAACCTTTTTAAACTTGAATTAGAAGTAGGTTAGTAATTTAATCAACAGATAGGTTTGCCAATAATGAGAACAAAATCTAGCAAGAGATGCCATGCTTCTGGATGCTGATATCGCCAAATTGCATAACTTTGCCTGTGTGGCACCAGGTCCTAAGACAGAATGATCTAAGCAGCTGGAACTAAATATGGTTTGACTGAATCCGGTTGACTTATAAGATTGACTATTTTATAGTTCTACTCGTCCACAAAGCATGAACGGGTTccttttttcaaaaaagaaaagaacaaactTAATTCTTCTGTGCTCCCGAGGTTCGTAGGACGTTCCAAGCTAGCATAGTCGCATACCAACACTATTCTTTCTTGTGCACCACAGCTATTTTCTTTAAGGCCGTGTCGTAAGTAACGTATCGGTTAGCATTCCGGAATCCCTGGAACATTAAAATATGGATAAAATAGTGCATATTTTGTCCTTTCTTCCATTATATTATACTTTCTTTGAGGCTGTGTCTTAAGTAACGTATCGGATAGCATTCCGAAATCCCTGGAACATTAAAAAAATGGATAAAAGTAGTGTATGGTCAACATGAAAAGCAATCAGCATATATAAATTGCCAAGGATTCTGAGATATTTTAAATCAGTCAAAGCAAGAGACCATCTTGTGCGTGACAAACTTCGAAAACGTTATTCCTTGTATTATTAAAAACTACTCGAGTAAAATCCTTCTTGTTTGTTTATAATTTACCTACCTTGCAATCTTAACAATCTTTAGCCAGTGGAATGCAAGGAAAATATTTGAAACCtccaagtttcttaaagaaatttGGAGTGTTGGATATGTCACGTCCTCTCACCCGACTCACCATCGATCCGTCTGACCGCACTCGACCTACCGACgcaccgacgactgccgacgctTCCACCTATCGTCGAGCAAACCCTCTTCTTCCCGACTGCCGACTGTGGAACCGATATCCGACTCCCGCAACGCCCCGACTATCCGTCGGAGGTCCCTGAGTTTCACCCGACATTCCACAACCAGACGCCGACGTACAGTCGGTCGCTTCTCCAAACGCGTACGACTCTGAAGCCGTCCGTCTGACAGGCGGCGGCATAGCCGCCTGGAACGTCTCCTATCCTAGACAGGGTaacctagtgatttgacagtccacgGCGATTTGACGGCCCACGGTGCTCTGACAGTCTTCGTGATTGATAACTTCCATTGTCTGCGCATTATGACGTGCATACCGCGCTTACTATAAACGGGGAAGCAACAGTGCTGGGAGGCCTTTCGAACTTTGAGCTTATCTCCTTCTCTCTgctcttgatttttttcttttctagttcttctgacttgaccgtcggaggtccCCGGAGACACTCCGTCATGCGACTTCTTTGCAGCGTCGTCCGGATCAGACGACGAGGGATGACCTCAACAGGAGGCAATTATGTAACATATTTGAGATAGAATTGACCTTCAAATAACTACCAAGCTAGGCAGTAAATAAAAATCGTTAGGTATAGAACTATGGTTTGCCACACCCTTATCTTCACGATTTCAATAATTTGATAGCTACCATCGCAACTGGCTTATAAGAGGTTCACAAATATACGTCCATTGCACACTTAAATTTCTGCA contains these protein-coding regions:
- the LOC105045005 gene encoding LOW QUALITY PROTEIN: phytochrome B (The sequence of the model RefSeq protein was modified relative to this genomic sequence to represent the inferred CDS: inserted 4 bases in 4 codons), whose amino-acid sequence is MASGSRPTQSSGASNIRAGGGGSSHPSESVSKAIAQYTMDARLHAVFEQSGESGKSFNYSQSVRTATPSQSVPEQQITAYLSKIQXGGNIQPFGATLAVDEPSFRLLAFSENAPDLLDLPQSVPSLDTSSPHRRLALGSDVRSLFTPSSALLLDRAAAAREITLLNPLWIHSRASGKPXYAILHRIDVGIVIDLEPARTEDPALSIAGAVQSQKLAVRAISRLQSLPGGDIKLLCDTVVDHVRELTGYDRVMVYKFHEDEHGEVVSESRRDDLEPYLGLHYPATDIPQASRFLFKQNRVRMIVDCNATPVRVIQDESLMQPLCLVGSTLRAPHGCHSQYMANMGSVASLALAVVINSSGDDDGINRNAMKLWGLVVCHHTSPRSIPFPLRYACEFLMQAFGLQLNMELQLAAQLSEKHILRTQTLLCDMLLRESPTGIVTQSPSIMDLVKCDGAALYYRGKYWPVGVTPTEAQIKDIVEWLLACHGDSTGLSTDSLADAGYPGAAALGDAVCGMAVAYITPRDFLFWFRSHTAKEIKWGGAKHHPEDKDDGQRMHPRSSFKAFLEVVKSRSLPWENAEMDAIHSLQLILRDSFREAAEGTSNSKAIINGQFGDLELQGIDELSSVAREMVRLIETATAPIFAVDADGRINGWNAKIAELTGLPVEEAMGKSLVKDLVFKESADVVDELLCRALRGEEDKNVELKLKTFGLQQSKNAIYVIVNACSSRDYTNNIVGVCFVGQDVTGEKVVMDKFIHIQGDYKAIIHSPNPLIPPIFASDENTCCSEWNTAMEKLTGWSRGEMIGKLVVGEAFGSCCRLKGPNALTKFMIVLHNAIGGHESDKFPLXFFDKNGKFVQALLTAHTRSNMDGQIIGAFCFLQIASPELQQALEIQRQQEKKCYARMKELVYICQEMKNPLSGIQFTNSLLEXDDLTDDQKQFLETSASCERQMMKIIKDVNLQSIEMGKYFFPLQFGKYAVLCPFYNFLFPCFYSTGYG